Proteins from one Nicotiana tabacum cultivar K326 chromosome 23, ASM71507v2, whole genome shotgun sequence genomic window:
- the LOC107820034 gene encoding EG45-like domain containing protein isoform X2: MSKPLRLLLQWLSFFVIFSQFFYASQADLGTATQYSPPYTPSACFGSDSTQFPSSNFFAAAGEGIWDDGAACGRQYLVSCISSISPRACKSGETIQIKIVDRAQTVASKPTRQGTTIVLSNAALAAIADSNAPSLNIDFRQV; the protein is encoded by the exons ATGTCAAAGCCTTTACGTCTTCTTCTACAATGGTTGTCCTTCTTCGTAATATTCTCTCAATTCTTTTATGCTTCTCAAGCTGATTTAGGAACAGCAACCCAGTATAGCCCACCGTACACAC CCAGTGCATGTTTTGGGAGTGATTCAACTCAGTTTCCTTCAAGCAACTTCTTTGCAGCAGCTGGTGAAGGGATTTGGGACGATGGAGCTGCTTGTGGAAGACAGTATTTGGTCAGTTGCATTAGCTCAATTTCGCCCAGAGCTTGTAAATCAGGAGAGACTATTCAGATCAAGATCGTTGACCGGGCACAAACGGTAGCTTCTAAGCCTACAAGACAAGGAACTACCATAGTCCTTTCTAATGCTGCTTTGGCTGCAATTGCTGATTCAAATGCTCCTTCTCTTAATATCGATTTTCGACA GGTCTAG
- the LOC107820034 gene encoding EG45-like domain containing protein isoform X1, whose protein sequence is MSKPLRLLLQWLSFFVIFSQFFYASQADLGTATQYSPPYTPSACFGSDSTQFPSSNFFAAAGEGIWDDGAACGRQYLVSCISSISPRACKSGETIQIKIVDRAQTVASKPTRQGTTIVLSNAALAAIADSNAPSLNIDFRQYQYYKD, encoded by the exons ATGTCAAAGCCTTTACGTCTTCTTCTACAATGGTTGTCCTTCTTCGTAATATTCTCTCAATTCTTTTATGCTTCTCAAGCTGATTTAGGAACAGCAACCCAGTATAGCCCACCGTACACAC CCAGTGCATGTTTTGGGAGTGATTCAACTCAGTTTCCTTCAAGCAACTTCTTTGCAGCAGCTGGTGAAGGGATTTGGGACGATGGAGCTGCTTGTGGAAGACAGTATTTGGTCAGTTGCATTAGCTCAATTTCGCCCAGAGCTTGTAAATCAGGAGAGACTATTCAGATCAAGATCGTTGACCGGGCACAAACGGTAGCTTCTAAGCCTACAAGACAAGGAACTACCATAGTCCTTTCTAATGCTGCTTTGGCTGCAATTGCTGATTCAAATGCTCCTTCTCTTAATATCGATTTTCGACA GTATCAATATTATAAAGactaa
- the LOC107820034 gene encoding putative EG45-like domain containing protein 1 isoform X3 produces the protein MGAKTLPLPTASAFPKAAVQNPITEPSSLHPNSTSACFGSDSTQFPSSNFFAAAGEGIWDDGAACGRQYLVSCISSISPRACKSGETIQIKIVDRAQTVASKPTRQGTTIVLSNAALAAIADSNAPSLNIDFRQYQYYKD, from the exons ATGGGAGCAAAGACACTGCCTCTACCAACAGCTTCTGCATTCCCAAAAGCAGCAGTGCAGAATCCAATTACTGAGCCATCAAGTCTCCACCCAAATTCCA CCAGTGCATGTTTTGGGAGTGATTCAACTCAGTTTCCTTCAAGCAACTTCTTTGCAGCAGCTGGTGAAGGGATTTGGGACGATGGAGCTGCTTGTGGAAGACAGTATTTGGTCAGTTGCATTAGCTCAATTTCGCCCAGAGCTTGTAAATCAGGAGAGACTATTCAGATCAAGATCGTTGACCGGGCACAAACGGTAGCTTCTAAGCCTACAAGACAAGGAACTACCATAGTCCTTTCTAATGCTGCTTTGGCTGCAATTGCTGATTCAAATGCTCCTTCTCTTAATATCGATTTTCGACA GTATCAATATTATAAAGactaa